A window from Gopherus flavomarginatus isolate rGopFla2 chromosome 4, rGopFla2.mat.asm, whole genome shotgun sequence encodes these proteins:
- the MSGN1 gene encoding mesogenin-1 translates to MDKLHETLPNMEDGLGTENSVFLSSWDWKSNAGAYELNQISSPHSLSPSPSFESYSSSPCPAVIEMPYNNSSSSSSLIRYSLMDFPSTYLPNAGQAKAQKGTKARMSAQRRRKASEREKLRMRTLADALHTLRNYLPPVYSQRGQPLTKIQTLKYTIKYISELTDLLNNVKRA, encoded by the coding sequence ATGGATAAATTGCATGAGACTTTGCCTAATATGGAAGATGGTTTGGGCACTGAGAATTCTGTCTTTCTGTCTTCCTGGGACTGGAAGAGTAATGCAGGAGCCTATGAGCTGAATCAGATCTCATCCCCTCACAGCTTATCTCCATCTCCTTCCTTTGAATCGTATTCTTCTTCCCCTTGCCCAGCTGTGATTGAGATGCCctacaacaacagcagcagcagcagcagcctgatcAGATACAGCTTGATGGATTTTCCTTCCACATACTTACCGAATGCTGGGCAGGCCAAGGCTCAGAAAGGTACCAAGGCCAGGATGTCAGCCCAGCGCAGAAGGAaagccagtgagagagagaagctcagGATGAGGACCCTGGCTGATGCTTTACACACCTTGCGCAATTACCTACCTCCTGTCTACAGCCAAAGAGGCCAGCCTCTCACCAAAATACAGACACTGAAATACACCATCAAGTACATCAGTGAACTCACAGACCTGCTGAACAATGTCAAACGGGCAtag